In Paenibacillus segetis, the genomic window TGCGTATTAATCATGTGTCAGCAGACTTACAAGCTCAGACGATTTTGCTAGGTTATGTGATCTTAGAACGATGTATCCTTTGGTCTTCATGAAAGTACCATCTGAAGAAAGCTTGCGCTTGATACCTGAATTTGATATATTTATATGGTTCGAGTTTAAGCTCGTTCCTTGCTCCCAGAGTAACAGTTGGGGGCCATAGTCCAAGAGGAGGTGAAATATATGCGCAAATATGAAGTGATGTACATTCTTCGTCCTGAACTTGAGCAAGAAGCGCTACAAGCAGCAGTCGAGAAATTCCAAGGCATCATCCAAAACGGCGGTGAAATTACCAAACATGACGTGATGGGCAAACGCCGGCTTGCGTATGAGATTAACAAGATCCGTGATGGAGTTTTCGTTCTCGTTAACTTCACAGCAACACCAGACGTGATTGCTGAGCTTGAGCGGGTTATGAAGATATCCGACGAGGTTATCCGTTATCTCATTACGAAAGACGTAGCCTAAGTTTCAGGTTTGTAAACACTTGCCCGAAGGAGGGGATTATATTGTTGAACCGTGTCATTCTGATCGGACGTCTTACTAGAGACCCGGAATTGCGTTATACACCAGCTGGCGTAGCGGTCACCCAATTCACAATTGCTGTGGATCGACCTTTTACATCACAAGGTGGAGAACGTGAAGCGGATTTTATTCCGGTCGTAACTTGGAGACAGTTGGCGGAGACATGCGCAAACTATTTGCGTAAAGGCCGTTTGACTGCTGTAGAGGGACGTATTCAAGTACGGAATTATGAGAATAACGAAGGAAAACGTGTATACGTGACCGAAGTGATTGCTGATAATGTCCGCTTCTTAGAATCGAACCGCGAAGGTGGAGCAGGTGGCAATGGGCCGCGGGAGGAAGCTTCATTTGGTGGCGGTGGTGCTAGCAATAGCAACAGCAGCAACTACAATCGTAGCGATAATTCCTCACGTAACAATAAGGATCCTTTCTCCGATGACGGGAAACCGATCGATATTTCGGATGACGATTTGCCATTTTAAAAACGGAAAGGACTGAATAGCATGAGCTTCAAACCAAGAGAAGGCGGAGACGACAAAAGACCGGCTCGCCGCGGTGGACGTAACAAACGTCGTAAAGTGTGTTTCTTCACTGTAAACAAAATTACTCACATTGACTATAAAGACACAGAACTGTTGAAGAAATTCATCAGTGAACGTGGTAAAATTTTGCCACGTCGTGTAACTGGTACTAGCGCGAAGTATCAACGCCTTTTGACGATCGCGATCAAACGCTCCCGTCAAATCGCTTTGCTTCCATACACTACCGAGTAAATAATACAACAAGTAAGCAGCCGAATTCTTCGGCTGCTTTTTTGTATAATAAAATTATTTATAAATAGTGCAAACTTATATTAATATAATATAAATTAAAATGCTTGGAATATTATGAGATTTGGGTTATATTATTAAATAAAATTAATTTTACTGTGTTAATATACCTTACATATATTTTTATACATCTCAGAGCCCCTCAATTGACCCTTGGTCATTATTCCCCTTAATTACATCAAGTAGAAATAAGTAACAAATATTAGGTAGTAAGTGGTAAGCAAATCTTAGTTTCAAAGATTAAACTCAGTTAACCTACATGGTTACTGATACTTAGAGGATATATTATTTTTATAATATATATACAAACAAATTATTAAAAGGAGGAGAATTTGCATGACAAAGAAATGGAATTTAATGCTAGTGCTTGTACTTGCACTAACCATGGCGCTTACAGCATGTGGCGGCGGTAACAACAAAGAGGCAAACGCGCCTGCAGCAACAAACAACAGCACAAACACGGGGGAAAACACAAACACACCTACTGAACCAGTAGGAGAAGAAGCTAGTGGGTTAATCAAAGCAACTGATCCATCGCTTAGCCCAGCATTAGCAAACAATCGTAAAGACACAATGATTATTGGTATGACAGATCCTAAAGGGGTATTCAGCCCATTATTTATGGAAACAGCATATGACTATTACGTAAACTATGTCTTATTTAATACACTTGTAGCGTATAAAGCTGACGGAACATACGAAAACAGCCTTGCAGAAAAGATTGATGTATCTGAAGATGGTTTGAAATATACGTACCACTTGAAACCAGGTGTTACATTTAGTGATGGCACTCCACTTACAGCTAAAGACTACTTGTTCACAATGAAATTGTATCATGATGCTAGCTATGATGGTGAGTCTGATGTACTTGCAGCTCATATCGTTGGTGGTAAAGAGTATCATGAGGGTACAGCAAGTGATATCTCAGGTATCAAAGTTATTGATGACAATACAGTTGAAGTAACTGTATCTGAATATTCAGCTCTGACACCAGTAGACTTGGGTTATGTATATATCATGTCCGAAGCTTACTATGGTAAAGGCTACAAGCAAGGAGATCTTCAATCAGTTAAAGCGTTAAACACGAAACCAATGGGTAGCGGTCCATACAAATTGGTAAGCTACAAGGCAGGACAAGAAATCGTTTTTGAAGCTAATGAGAACTATTTCAATGGAGCTCCAAAAATTAAGAACCTGATCTATAAAACTACAACCGATTCAACTAACCTAGCCATGCTAGAGTCGGGTGAAACGGATATGAACGAAATTAACGTTACGGAAGATAATGTAGAAGCATTGAAAGCTTTGGGCTTCTTAGATATTAACCTGTTGCCTAACAATGGTTATGGCTACATCGGATTTAACCATAAGCTTCCAAAATTCCAAGATCAAAAAGTACGCCAAGCACTTACTTATGGTTTGAATCGTAAAGATATCGTAGAAGGTATCTATGGACCTTATGCTGATGTAATCAATATTCCAGAATCAAAAGTATCATGGGCATTTACCGATGAAAATATTAATCCGTATGACTTCGATATTGAAAAAGCAAAATCATTGTTGGATGAAGCTGGTTGGGTGGTTGGATCAGACGGAATCCGCGAGAAGGATGGAGAAAAGTTCAAAATTAACTTCTCCGCTACTGCTGATAACCCGGTTGTAGAAGCATTGTTACCAGTTATGACTACGAACTACAAAGAATTGGGTATTGAAGTTATTGCAGAAACACTTGACTTTAATGCGATCATGGACAAGAAAACAAAAGGCGATTTTGATATGTACTTCGCTGCTTGGGGCTTGACACCAGATCCAGACAATACAGTGTATATCACTGGTGGTGCACAAAACGATCAAGGATATTCAAATGCTAAAGTCGATGAGTTGATGGCTAAAGCTAAGAAAGAAATGGATACAGAAAAACGTAAAGAGTACTACAAAGAGATGTATCAAGAGATGAATACGGATGTTCCTAACATCTTCTTGTATCAAAGAAACAACATGAATGCTATTAACGCTAGAGCGCAAGGATTCGACATCTCGCCGTATAAGGATTTCCCTTTCAGCTTGTACCAAGTTGAATTGCAACAATAAAGTACAATCGATATGCTCAGCTCATAAGAGCTGGGCATATCCACTTATAGCCAGGGGGAATAAGGAATGAAGCAGTATATCATTCGACGGCTGTTGCAGATGATTCCTACGCTAATCGGCATTTCTATCATAATTTTTGCCATACAAGCGATGGTACCAGGGGATTATATTACAGCACGGGCGAATCCGAATATGACCATTGAAAAGCAAGAACAGCTTAGAGCCATATACGGACTGGACAAGCCAGACTATCAACGTTATTTCATATGGGCAGGAAACATGATTCAGGGTAACTTCGGGGATTCTTTACAGCACAAACAACCTGTCACATCCGTTATTAACAATTTCGTGTGGAATTCATTTATTATCGGTGTTTTCTCTTTGATCCTAAGTTGGTCAATTGCGATAATTACCGGTATATTTTCGGCCAAATTTCAATATTCTTTGTTTGATAAAATAATTACACTATTAGTATTTGTATGTATGTCATTACCTTCCTTTTTTATTGGACTATTACTAATCAAGTTACTTGCATTGGATTTAAAATTGTTCCCGGTTGGTGGAATGACAACAGCGGGGTTAAATGCTAGTGGATGGGCCTATATAAAAGATGTAATTAATCATGCATTCTTACCTACTATGGTACTGACCATGTTGTCTACCGGTAGCTTAACGCGTTACTTCCGTACCAGTATGCTTGAAGTTATCAGGCAGGATTATATTCGGACTGCCCGGGCAAAGGGTCTTAAAGAACGAACAGTCATTTTTAAACATGCATTTCGGAATGCGATGATTCCTGCAATCACTCTACTTGGGTTTGAACTGCCTGCTCTATTCGGTGGAGCTATGATTATGGAGCAAATATTTGTTTGGCCTGGTATTGGTCATGTGTACCTTAGTTCGATTAACATGAGAGATTATCCCTTTATGTTAGGGTTTACTATCTTTCTAGCTATGCTGACCTTAGTGGGTAATTTGCTCGCCGACGTGCTCTATGGAATTGCAGACCCCAGAATTCGTTTAAAGTAGGAGGAGATTGCGTTGTCTGCTGATGTTATGCCAATAACAAAGAATACAAATTCCCCGGCCAAAGCTCCAGATTCACTATGGAAGACGGCATGGCGCCGTTTTACCCGGAATCGGCTCGCGGTAATCGGATTTATATTGATCGTATTTATGTTTTTATTTTGTTTTATAGGTCCTTATTTCTCACCATATAATCTTTATGATTATAATTCGAAGCTTAAGAACTTACCACCTAGTTCAACTTATTGGTTGGGTACAGATAAGCTTGGACGTGACATGTTACTTCGCATCATGCTCGCTGGTCGGATTTCCCTAATGGTTGGGCTTGTTGCAACGGCAATAGCCGTTGTGATTGGCGCTACATTGGGTGCATTGGCCGGATTTTATGGAAAATGGGTAGATACGATTATTATGCGTATTGCCGATGTCTTTATGGCTCTTCCATCGCTACCGATCTTGATTATTCTAGGAGCTGTCCTATCGGATCTGAAGGTTAATCCGAAGTTTAGAATATATTACCTGATGGTAATTATTGGTGTGTTATTTTGGACAACTCTCGCACGGCTTGTACGGGGACAAATTCTGACGCTGCGTGAGCAAGAGTTTATGCAAGCAACCGAAGCGCTGGGTTTAAAGGACAAACGAAAGATTTTCCGTCATTTACTCCCAAATACGATTCCTGTCATTATCGTTACTGCAACGCTTAGTGTAGCTAGTGCGATTCTACAAGAGTCAGCACTAAGCTTCCTAGGATTAGGTGTTGTACCACCAACCCCATCTTGGGGGAACATGATCTCGGCGGCAAACAATTTGATTGATTTCCGTAAGAGACCATGGTTATGGATTCCACCAGGTACATGTATTCTAATCACAACCGTGGCGATTAATCTAATTGGTGATGGACTGCGTGACGCACTGGATCCAAAAATGAAGAAATTGTAATACAAGTATACAGGTGATGAATGCAAGCAGCGGGAGCTGCTGCCTTGAACAACGTCGGTTGCCCTAAGCGCAGCCGATATCTTCAAGATGGGAGATGCAATATGGCAAAAGATTTAGTAGAGTTCCGTAATTTGGAGACTCATTTTAAGACAAGTTCAGGTATCGTAAAAGCCGTGGATAATGTAAGCTTTACGATCCGTGAAGGTGAAACCTTGTGTGTTGTAGGTGAGTCAGGTTGCGGTAAGAGTGTGACGGCGATGTCACTTATGCGATTGATAGAGTCACCACCTGGGGAAATTGTTGGCGGTGAGATTTTCTTCGAGGGCAAAGATCTGCTCAAGTTAAATAAAAGAGACATGTCTCGCGTTCGCGGGAATCAGATATCGATGATTTTCCAAGAACCAATGTCTTCACTTAATCCAGTATTAAGCATAGGCGAGCAGATTTGCGAGCCTTTGATCCTGCATATGCTGCTTGATCGTAAGGCGGCTAAGAAGCGTGCTATTGAGCTAATCAATATGGTTGGTATTCCACGTGCAGAGAAAATATTTGATTCCTATCCGCATGAGTTGAGTGGTGGGATGCGTCAACGGATTATGATTGCGATTGCCCTTAGCTGTGATCCAAAGCTGTTGATTGCTGATGAACCAACAACAGCACTTGATGTTACTATTCAGGCACAAATACTGGACTTGATGCGTGATATTAAGAAGAAATTAAATACATCGATCATGTTGATTACTCATGATTTGGGTGTCGTAGCCGAAATGGCAGATTATGTGGTAGTTATGTATGCCGGTAAAGTCATCGAGG contains:
- the rpsF gene encoding 30S ribosomal protein S6 — protein: MRKYEVMYILRPELEQEALQAAVEKFQGIIQNGGEITKHDVMGKRRLAYEINKIRDGVFVLVNFTATPDVIAELERVMKISDEVIRYLITKDVA
- the ssb gene encoding single-stranded DNA-binding protein, with protein sequence MLNRVILIGRLTRDPELRYTPAGVAVTQFTIAVDRPFTSQGGEREADFIPVVTWRQLAETCANYLRKGRLTAVEGRIQVRNYENNEGKRVYVTEVIADNVRFLESNREGGAGGNGPREEASFGGGGASNSNSSNYNRSDNSSRNNKDPFSDDGKPIDISDDDLPF
- the rpsR gene encoding 30S ribosomal protein S18, with translation MSFKPREGGDDKRPARRGGRNKRRKVCFFTVNKITHIDYKDTELLKKFISERGKILPRRVTGTSAKYQRLLTIAIKRSRQIALLPYTTE
- a CDS encoding ABC transporter substrate-binding protein; protein product: MTKKWNLMLVLVLALTMALTACGGGNNKEANAPAATNNSTNTGENTNTPTEPVGEEASGLIKATDPSLSPALANNRKDTMIIGMTDPKGVFSPLFMETAYDYYVNYVLFNTLVAYKADGTYENSLAEKIDVSEDGLKYTYHLKPGVTFSDGTPLTAKDYLFTMKLYHDASYDGESDVLAAHIVGGKEYHEGTASDISGIKVIDDNTVEVTVSEYSALTPVDLGYVYIMSEAYYGKGYKQGDLQSVKALNTKPMGSGPYKLVSYKAGQEIVFEANENYFNGAPKIKNLIYKTTTDSTNLAMLESGETDMNEINVTEDNVEALKALGFLDINLLPNNGYGYIGFNHKLPKFQDQKVRQALTYGLNRKDIVEGIYGPYADVINIPESKVSWAFTDENINPYDFDIEKAKSLLDEAGWVVGSDGIREKDGEKFKINFSATADNPVVEALLPVMTTNYKELGIEVIAETLDFNAIMDKKTKGDFDMYFAAWGLTPDPDNTVYITGGAQNDQGYSNAKVDELMAKAKKEMDTEKRKEYYKEMYQEMNTDVPNIFLYQRNNMNAINARAQGFDISPYKDFPFSLYQVELQQ
- a CDS encoding ABC transporter permease, with protein sequence MKQYIIRRLLQMIPTLIGISIIIFAIQAMVPGDYITARANPNMTIEKQEQLRAIYGLDKPDYQRYFIWAGNMIQGNFGDSLQHKQPVTSVINNFVWNSFIIGVFSLILSWSIAIITGIFSAKFQYSLFDKIITLLVFVCMSLPSFFIGLLLIKLLALDLKLFPVGGMTTAGLNASGWAYIKDVINHAFLPTMVLTMLSTGSLTRYFRTSMLEVIRQDYIRTARAKGLKERTVIFKHAFRNAMIPAITLLGFELPALFGGAMIMEQIFVWPGIGHVYLSSINMRDYPFMLGFTIFLAMLTLVGNLLADVLYGIADPRIRLK
- the opp4C gene encoding oligopeptide ABC transporter permease, with amino-acid sequence MPITKNTNSPAKAPDSLWKTAWRRFTRNRLAVIGFILIVFMFLFCFIGPYFSPYNLYDYNSKLKNLPPSSTYWLGTDKLGRDMLLRIMLAGRISLMVGLVATAIAVVIGATLGALAGFYGKWVDTIIMRIADVFMALPSLPILIILGAVLSDLKVNPKFRIYYLMVIIGVLFWTTLARLVRGQILTLREQEFMQATEALGLKDKRKIFRHLLPNTIPVIIVTATLSVASAILQESALSFLGLGVVPPTPSWGNMISAANNLIDFRKRPWLWIPPGTCILITTVAINLIGDGLRDALDPKMKKL
- a CDS encoding ABC transporter ATP-binding protein; the encoded protein is MAKDLVEFRNLETHFKTSSGIVKAVDNVSFTIREGETLCVVGESGCGKSVTAMSLMRLIESPPGEIVGGEIFFEGKDLLKLNKRDMSRVRGNQISMIFQEPMSSLNPVLSIGEQICEPLILHMLLDRKAAKKRAIELINMVGIPRAEKIFDSYPHELSGGMRQRIMIAIALSCDPKLLIADEPTTALDVTIQAQILDLMRDIKKKLNTSIMLITHDLGVVAEMADYVVVMYAGKVIEEAPVLELFQNPQHPYTKGLLKAKPIINQKQERLYSIPGQVPNPIDLEDNCHFHDRCEFCMDICREKQPPFKTHGNDTHKSACWLYEKEGEVL